The Mobula birostris isolate sMobBir1 chromosome 11, sMobBir1.hap1, whole genome shotgun sequence genome has a segment encoding these proteins:
- the LOC140205373 gene encoding cytidine deaminase-like, which translates to MCTPADQKSDEVEMLIKKSQEAKGCAYSPYTKCSTGAALLTENGKTFTGCSIENACPGMSACAECVAIYKAVSEGCTKFKSLAVCSDRRDYTPCGGCRQVLREFGDKTEVHMTMQDGSRKTMTIADLLPLPLGK; encoded by the exons ATGTGCACTCCCGCAGACCAGAAATCAGATGAGGTAGAAATGTTGATCAAGAAAAGCCAAGAGGCCAAGGGATGTGCCTATTCTCCATACACCAAGTGTTCAACAGGTGCCGCCCTGCTGACTGAGAATGGGAAAACATTCACAG GCTGCAGCATCGAAAACGCGTGCCCGGGGATGTCGGCGTGCGCGGAGTGCGTTGCCATTTACAAGGCCGTCTCCGAAGGCTGCACCAAGTTCAAGTCCCTGGCGGTTTGCAG TGACAGAAGGGACTACACACCCTGTGGTGGCTGCAGGCAGGTGCTGAGAGAG TTTGGAGACAAGACAGAGGTCCACATGACCATGCAAGATGGGAGCCGCAAGACCATGACAATTGCCGACCTCCTGCCACTGCCCTTGGGAAAGTAA